The region tgtgtgtgtgtgtgtgtgtgtgtatacctgaaggtgtgtgtgtgtgtgtgtgtgtgtgtgtgtgtgtgtgtgtgtgtgtgtgtgtgtgtgtgtgtgtgtgtgtgtgtgtgtgtgtgtgtgtgtacctgtgtccACTCGTTGGTCTGGGGATCGTAGGCCTCGACAGTGTTCAGGTACACCGTTCCATCGTAACCACCGACCGCATAGAGACGGTCTCCAAGGAGACACACACCAACAGCGTCACGACTGATACTCATGGGGGCTACCGCCGTCCACGCATCCGTCTGGGGGtcgtacctacacacacacacacacacacacacacacacacacacacacacacacacacacacacacacacacacacactgttgaatACCTCTAAACCTGCGCCAATATTTGCACATGATCAATATTTATAGCGCAATTACCTAAAAcacttaaaacacacacacacacacccccgacccctgacccctgaccccctgACCTCTCCACACAATCGCTGAGTCGTGATGCCAGGCTGGAGGCGGGAGCGTCATGTCCTCCAATAGCGTACAGGAAACCGTTCCAGGTAGCCACGCCCACCCCGCCGCGCCGCTTCGCCATCGGAGCACAGCAGCTCCACCTGGTGGTGcggaggtcacacacacacacacacacacacatatacacacacacacacacacacacaacacaagcTCATTCTCGTCACAGATACACACCCTGGTCGGTTCATTAGGAAACACTtatccagaacagcctgaattatttgggGTGTGGATCCTACAAGTCACAGATACACACCCTGGTCAGTTTATTAAGGAAACACTtatccagaacagcctgaattcttcagggtgtggattctacaaggtgtcagaAACGTTCTACAGGGATGTTGATCTCATCCCAAAAACGTTCTATTGAGCTCGGACAGCGATGTTTCAGAGATGATGCGgcctgaattctttggggcatgAACACGTTGCTCAACTGGTATCAAGGGACattaacgtgtgccaggaaaacactcCCCACACCATTCCACCACAGCCACcagctgtaccgttgacaccagacaGGATGGGTCCAAATCCCTGACTCTGCCACcagctgtaccgttgacaccagacaGGATGGGTCCAAATCCCTGACTCTGCCACcagctgtaccgttgacaccagacaGGATGGGTCCAAATCCCTGACTCTGCCACcagctgtaccgttgacaccagacaGGATGGGTCCAAATCCCTGACTCTGCCACcagctgtaccgttgacaccagacaGGATGGGTCCAAATCCCTGACTCTGCCACcagctgtaccgttgacaccagacaGGATGGGTCCAAATCCCTGACTCTGCCACcagctgtaccgttgacaccagacaGGATGGGTCCAAATCCCTGACTCTGCCACcagctgtaccgttgacaccagacaGGATGGGTCCAAATCCCTGACTCTGCCACcagctgtaccgttgacaccagacaGGATGGGTCCAAATCCCTGACTCTGCCACcagctgtaccgttgacaccagacaggatgggtccaaatccctgactctgccatcagctgtaccgttgacaccagacaGGATGGGTCCAAATCCCTGACTCTGCCACcagctgtaccgttgacaccagacaGGATGGGTCCAAATCCCTGACTCTGCCACcagctgtaccgttgacaccagacaGGATGGGTCCAAATCCCTGACTCTGCCACcagctgtaccgttgacaccagacaGGATGGGTCCAAATCCTTGACTCTGCCACcagctgtaccgttgacaccagacaGGATGGGTCCAAATCCTTGACTCTGCCACcagctgtaccgttgacaccagacaGGATGGGTCCAAATCCCTGACTCTGCCACCAGccgtaccgttgacaccagacaGGATGGGTCCAAATCCCTGACTCTGCCACCAGccgtaccgttgacaccagacaGGATGGGTCCAAATCCCTGACTCTGCCACcagctgtaccgttgacaccagacaGGATGGGTCCAAATCCCTGACTCTGCCACcagctgtaccgttgacaccagacaGGATGGGTCCAAATCCCTGACTCTGCCACcagctgtaccgttgacaccagacaGGATGGGTCCAAATCCCTGACTCTGCCACcagctgtaccgttgacaccagacaggatgggtccaaatccctgactctgccatcagctgtaccgttgacaccagacaGGATGGGTCCAAATCCCTGACTCTGCCACcagctgtaccgttgacaccagacaGGATGGGTCCAAATCCCTGACTCTGCCACcagctgtaccgttgacaccagacaGGATGGGTCCAAATCCCTGACTCTGCCACcagctgtaccgttgacaccagacaGGATGGGTCCAAATCCCTGACTCTGCCACcagctgtaccgttgacaccagacaGGATGGGTCCAAATCCCTGACTCTGCCACcagctgtaccgttgacaccaggcaggatgggtccaaatcctgactctgccaccagctgtaccgttgacaccagacaGGATGGGTCCAAATCCCTGACTCTGCCACCaactgtaccgttgacaccagacaGGATGGGTCCAAATCCCTGACTCTGCCACcagctgtaccgttgacaccagacaGGATGGGTCCAAATCCCTGACTCTGCCACcagctgtaccgttgacaccaggcaggatgggtccaaatcctgactctgccaccagctgtaccgttgacaccagacaGGATGGGTCCAAATCCCTGACTCTGCCACCaactgtaccgttgacaccagacaGGATGGGTCCAAATCCCTGACTCTGCCACcagctgtaccgttgacaccagacaGGATGGGTCCAAATCCCTGACTCTGCCACcagctgtaccgttgacaccagacaGGATGGGTCCAAATCCCTGACTCTGCCACcagctgtaccgttgacaccagacaGGATGGGTCCAAATCCCTGACTCTGCCACcagctgtaccgttgacaccagacaGGATGGGTCCAAATCCCTGACTCTGCCACCAGCTGTACCGTTGACATCAGACATGTTTTTCAACTCCTCATTTGTCCAGTGTTGATGATGTCGTGTCCACTGGAGacacttcttcttgtttttaggactggaacccggtgtggtcgtctgctgtaaATAGCCAATCGGTGACAATGtcttgatgcctgtctgcctgc is a window of Salvelinus namaycush isolate Seneca unplaced genomic scaffold, SaNama_1.0 Scaffold3538, whole genome shotgun sequence DNA encoding:
- the LOC120040462 gene encoding kelch-like protein 5 isoform X2 gives rise to the protein MAKRRGGVGVATWNGFLYAIGGHDAPASSLASRLSDCVERYDPQTDAWTAVAPMSISRDAVGVCLLGDRLYAVGGYDGTVYLNTVEAYDPQTNEWTQVAPLCLGRAGACVVAVKL
- the LOC120040462 gene encoding kelch-like protein 5 isoform X1, giving the protein MCVCVCVCDLRTTRWSCCAPMAKRRGGVGVATWNGFLYAIGGHDAPASSLASRLSDCVERYDPQTDAWTAVAPMSISRDAVGVCLLGDRLYAVGGYDGTVYLNTVEAYDPQTNEWTQVAPLCLGRAGACVVAVKL